A stretch of Ipomoea triloba cultivar NCNSP0323 chromosome 11, ASM357664v1 DNA encodes these proteins:
- the LOC115997546 gene encoding protein NUCLEAR FUSION DEFECTIVE 6, chloroplastic/mitochondrial-like isoform X4 has translation MAIGAVSAATRSIFRSSAVRNAASRVASEAKAARSPFHTASRSPLGPRIFRCPAELSACVESLQPYHTATASALMTSMLTVAPRSFGWLSEGI, from the exons ATGGCAATCGGTGCGGTCTCCGCCGCCACTAGATCAATTTTCCGGTCGTCTGCTGTTCGTAACGCCGCCTCCAGGGTGGCATCTGAGGCCAAAGCTGCCCGGTCCCCTTTCCACACCGCGTCTAGAAGTCCCCTAGGTCCACGCATCTTCAG GTGTCCAGCTGAGTTGAGCGCTTGCGTAGAGTCGTTGCAACCTTATCACACCGCCACTGCTTCGGCTTTGATGACTTCGATGCTTACCGTTGCTCCCCGCAGCTTTGGTTGGCTTTCCGAAG GTATCTAG
- the LOC115997546 gene encoding protein NUCLEAR FUSION DEFECTIVE 6, chloroplastic/mitochondrial-like isoform X1: MAIGAVSAATRSIFRSSAVRNAASRVASEAKAARSPFHTASRSPLGPRIFRCPAELSACVESLQPYHTATASALMTSMLTVAPRSFGWLSEGVDKTR; this comes from the exons ATGGCAATCGGTGCGGTCTCCGCCGCCACTAGATCAATTTTCCGGTCGTCTGCTGTTCGTAACGCCGCCTCCAGGGTGGCATCTGAGGCCAAAGCTGCCCGGTCCCCTTTCCACACCGCGTCTAGAAGTCCCCTAGGTCCACGCATCTTCAG GTGTCCAGCTGAGTTGAGCGCTTGCGTAGAGTCGTTGCAACCTTATCACACCGCCACTGCTTCGGCTTTGATGACTTCGATGCTTACCGTTGCTCCCCGCAGCTTTGGTTGGCTTTCCGAAG GCGTTGACAAGACTAGATGA
- the LOC115997546 gene encoding protein NUCLEAR FUSION DEFECTIVE 6, chloroplastic/mitochondrial-like isoform X3, protein MAIGAVSAATRSIFRSSAVRNAASRVASEAKAARSPFHTASRSPLGPRIFRCPAELSACVESLQPYHTATASALMTSMLTVAPRSFGWLSEACNDDV, encoded by the exons ATGGCAATCGGTGCGGTCTCCGCCGCCACTAGATCAATTTTCCGGTCGTCTGCTGTTCGTAACGCCGCCTCCAGGGTGGCATCTGAGGCCAAAGCTGCCCGGTCCCCTTTCCACACCGCGTCTAGAAGTCCCCTAGGTCCACGCATCTTCAG GTGTCCAGCTGAGTTGAGCGCTTGCGTAGAGTCGTTGCAACCTTATCACACCGCCACTGCTTCGGCTTTGATGACTTCGATGCTTACCGTTGCTCCCCGCAGCTTTGGTTGGCTTTCCGAAG
- the LOC115997546 gene encoding protein NUCLEAR FUSION DEFECTIVE 6, chloroplastic/mitochondrial-like isoform X2, which yields MAIGAVSAATRSIFRSSAVRNAASRVASEAKAARSPFHTASRSPLGPRIFRCPAELSACVESLQPYHTATASALMTSMLTVAPRSFGWLSEAVNDDV from the exons ATGGCAATCGGTGCGGTCTCCGCCGCCACTAGATCAATTTTCCGGTCGTCTGCTGTTCGTAACGCCGCCTCCAGGGTGGCATCTGAGGCCAAAGCTGCCCGGTCCCCTTTCCACACCGCGTCTAGAAGTCCCCTAGGTCCACGCATCTTCAG GTGTCCAGCTGAGTTGAGCGCTTGCGTAGAGTCGTTGCAACCTTATCACACCGCCACTGCTTCGGCTTTGATGACTTCGATGCTTACCGTTGCTCCCCGCAGCTTTGGTTGGCTTTCCGAAG CTGTCAATGATGATGTGTGA